TGTCAAGCAACAGATCTCGACCGCCAAGACGCAATTGCTCGGCGACACCGACCTGCCGCTGGAGAAATTCCCGCCCTACGCGCAGGCCAAGGCCAAGCTCGACAATGCCGAGCGCAATCTCGACCACGCCGTTGTGCGCGCGTCGATGAGTGGCGTGGCGACGCAGGTCGAGCAGATCCAGCTCGGCCGCTACGTCAGCGCCGGCACGGCGGTGTTCTCCATCATCGACGTCGCCCATCCCTGGGTCGACGCCAATCCGAAGGAGAGCGACCTCACCTATGTCACCGAGGGACAGCCCGTGACCCTCGAGGTCGACGCGTTCCCGAACCACGTCTTCAAGGGCAAGATCGGCTCGCTCTCGCCCGGCACCGGCGCGCAATTCGCGATCCTGCCGCCGCAGAACGCCACCGGCAACTTCGTCAAGGTGGTGCAGCGCGTGCCGATCCGCATCTATTTCGACGAGACCGACAAATATGTGAGGAAGCTGAAGGCCGGCATGAGCGTCTATGCCACCATCGACACCGGCCACAAGCGCTCGCTCGCCGGACTGTTCGGCCTGCCGGCGACCGCAAGCCAAGACAAAGACCACGACAAGGACTGATCCGATGTCCGGCCCCAATGCCAGCCTGATGGTCCCCGGCCTGCGCCGGAACATGGTGACGATCTGCGCCATGACCGCGACCATCATGCAGGCGCTGGACACCACCATCGCCAACGTCGCCCTGCCCTACATGCAGGGCACGCTGTCGGCCTCGCAGGACCAGATCAACTGGGTGCTGACCTCCTACATCGTCGCCGCGGCGATCATGACGGCGCCGGTGGGCTGGATCGCCAACCGCTTCGGCCGCAAGCGCATCTTCATCATCTGCTCGGCCGGCTTC
The genomic region above belongs to Bradyrhizobium arachidis and contains:
- a CDS encoding HlyD family secretion protein, producing the protein MADQVLKFQPEQKIDSGKPTKKAGTDPRRRFVAGLRRYRRFLLMVVLPIVVAVGGLTFYLNGGRYVGTDDAYVGAQKVLVTPDISGKIEKVVVKEGQLVHQGDVLFEIDPVPFRLAVDEAKAQLMQAQSTYDNLRANIKIYGDMLNLAQQGVDLKQRDVERKQALVKNSYGSQLDLDNAANALVTSGSIAQYVKQQISTAKTQLLGDTDLPLEKFPPYAQAKAKLDNAERNLDHAVVRASMSGVATQVEQIQLGRYVSAGTAVFSIIDVAHPWVDANPKESDLTYVTEGQPVTLEVDAFPNHVFKGKIGSLSPGTGAQFAILPPQNATGNFVKVVQRVPIRIYFDETDKYVRKLKAGMSVYATIDTGHKRSLAGLFGLPATASQDKDHDKD